In Paraburkholderia flava, one genomic interval encodes:
- a CDS encoding SIR2 family NAD-dependent protein deacylase, which produces MGVDSGLPDFRGGEGFWRAYPALRHHGLSFEDMANPARFAEHPELAWGFYGHRLRLYRETVPHQGFAILRRWSDRMSHGAFVFTSNVDGQFQKAGFSEDLVHECHGSIHTLQCLDVCTSDTWPATEFLPSVNETTSELESPMPRCPRCGALARPNILMFGDYGWVDVPYEKQRGRLAAWMSSVSKPVVVELGAGKSLPTVRRFSERNARQRLIRINLRESNTNPLHGVGLASRAAATLKLLDLAVG; this is translated from the coding sequence ATGGGGGTCGATTCGGGCCTTCCTGACTTTCGTGGCGGGGAAGGCTTCTGGCGCGCCTATCCCGCGCTTCGGCACCACGGCCTATCGTTCGAAGACATGGCAAACCCTGCGCGGTTTGCGGAGCATCCCGAGCTTGCGTGGGGCTTCTACGGACACCGGTTGAGGCTCTACCGTGAGACAGTCCCGCACCAAGGCTTCGCGATTTTGCGCCGGTGGTCAGACCGCATGAGTCATGGCGCCTTCGTGTTCACGAGCAACGTCGACGGACAATTTCAAAAAGCCGGGTTCTCGGAAGACCTAGTCCACGAATGCCATGGGTCGATTCATACACTTCAATGCCTAGATGTTTGCACAAGCGATACATGGCCGGCCACCGAATTTCTTCCGTCGGTAAATGAGACGACATCTGAGCTGGAAAGCCCTATGCCTCGTTGTCCCCGGTGCGGTGCGCTTGCGCGGCCAAATATTTTGATGTTCGGAGACTACGGGTGGGTTGACGTGCCCTATGAAAAGCAACGGGGGCGGCTGGCAGCCTGGATGTCATCGGTATCGAAGCCGGTCGTCGTGGAACTGGGTGCAGGGAAATCATTGCCCACGGTGCGACGCTTCAGTGAGAGAAACGCGCGCCAACGGCTCATCCGGATAAATCTTAGGGAGTCGAATACGAACCCGTTGCATGGTGTCGGATTGGCGAGCAGGGCCGCCGCGACACTCAAGCTACTCGACCTGGCGGTTGGGTGA
- a CDS encoding helix-turn-helix domain-containing protein, with amino-acid sequence MSKNVKISPPSEAGDFMSIADAAKLLFVSRPHVLKLLEQGKLKLHHIAGNHRFVEKASVLAYQADQRAAVRAYQASTAGDE; translated from the coding sequence ATGTCGAAGAACGTAAAGATTTCCCCACCATCCGAAGCTGGCGATTTCATGTCTATCGCCGACGCGGCGAAACTGTTATTCGTTTCCCGTCCACACGTTCTGAAGCTGCTCGAGCAAGGAAAACTCAAGCTTCACCACATAGCGGGCAACCACCGATTCGTGGAAAAGGCGTCAGTACTGGCCTATCAGGCCGACCAGCGTGCTGCGGTAAGAGCCTACCAAGCTTCAACAGCGGGCGATGAATGA
- a CDS encoding putative phosphothreonine lyase domain-containg protein, which produces MNEQSRLEELLLSRSERPSEDFSRSWQMRKSPSCGIIRSGPTTGKWCIFAPSSDVDQAWAKVKCTVEGDNLLFAKVSTALRSMGRDGHVICVYTQDWTDKQDLLHVREVLRSLGFVDELGYKRDIDTLKRIYGLGEWYLRA; this is translated from the coding sequence ATGAACGAACAATCGCGTCTTGAAGAGCTGCTATTGAGTAGGTCCGAGCGCCCCTCGGAAGACTTCAGTCGGAGCTGGCAGATGAGGAAATCCCCTAGCTGCGGCATCATCCGCTCGGGACCTACAACAGGCAAGTGGTGCATTTTCGCGCCTTCATCCGATGTCGACCAGGCATGGGCGAAAGTCAAATGCACCGTTGAGGGCGACAACCTATTGTTTGCGAAGGTATCGACGGCTCTGCGCAGCATGGGTCGTGATGGTCACGTCATTTGCGTGTACACGCAAGATTGGACAGACAAACAAGACCTCTTGCACGTACGTGAAGTGTTACGGTCGCTGGGCTTTGTCGACGAGCTCGGGTACAAGCGTGACATCGACACCTTGAAGAGAATTTACGGCCTAGGCGAGTGGTATCTACGTGCATAG
- a CDS encoding ArsO family NAD(P)H-dependent flavin-containing monooxygenase has protein sequence MSESEASTANQVDVTIVGGGQSALAVSYFLRRAGISYVVLDNQSDAGGAWLHAWDSLHLFSPAQWSSLPGWLMPPTTGQYPSREHVIRYLADYEKRYEIPVRRPVDVKLVSRRGDRLLVSTNHGDWLAKAVVSATGTWCHPYIPEYPGQADFRGEQVHSACYRNPEVFLGKRILVVGGGNSGAQILAELSQVCHVTWVTLEEPTFLPDDVDGRVLFERATERWKARVEGRPDPAPTGGLGDVVMVPPVRAARERGVLKSVRPFVRFVNDGVVWGEGTHLQVDAVIWCTGFRPALEHLGSLNVVNSAGRVDVVDGRSVAEPGLWLVGYGEWCGFASATLIGVMRSARSAAAQIKEYLSSLEEKTA, from the coding sequence ATGTCTGAAAGCGAGGCGTCAACAGCCAACCAGGTCGATGTCACAATCGTCGGCGGGGGCCAATCCGCTCTGGCGGTTTCATATTTCCTGCGCCGCGCGGGCATCAGCTATGTGGTGCTGGACAATCAGTCGGACGCGGGAGGCGCATGGCTGCACGCGTGGGATTCGCTCCATCTCTTCTCGCCGGCACAGTGGAGTTCGTTGCCAGGATGGTTGATGCCGCCGACCACGGGTCAATACCCCTCTCGCGAGCACGTCATTCGTTACCTCGCTGATTACGAGAAACGCTACGAGATTCCGGTCCGCCGGCCGGTGGACGTGAAGTTAGTGTCTCGTCGCGGGGACCGCTTGTTGGTATCGACGAATCACGGCGACTGGCTCGCGAAAGCAGTGGTGAGTGCAACTGGCACGTGGTGCCACCCGTACATCCCTGAGTATCCGGGACAGGCGGACTTTCGCGGTGAGCAGGTGCACTCAGCGTGTTACCGAAATCCGGAAGTGTTCCTTGGCAAGCGCATACTCGTCGTCGGAGGCGGCAACTCAGGCGCACAGATACTCGCCGAACTATCGCAGGTTTGTCATGTGACCTGGGTTACGTTGGAAGAGCCGACGTTTCTGCCGGACGATGTCGACGGACGCGTGCTGTTTGAGCGAGCAACCGAGCGTTGGAAGGCGCGGGTAGAGGGTCGCCCGGACCCCGCACCCACCGGCGGTCTGGGCGACGTCGTCATGGTGCCTCCCGTTCGTGCGGCACGTGAACGTGGCGTGCTTAAGTCGGTTCGTCCTTTCGTACGCTTCGTCAATGACGGCGTCGTCTGGGGAGAAGGGACGCACTTACAGGTCGATGCAGTCATATGGTGCACCGGGTTCCGGCCGGCGCTCGAGCATTTAGGGTCCCTGAACGTCGTCAACTCCGCAGGCAGGGTCGACGTCGTGGACGGTCGCTCGGTTGCGGAGCCCGGTTTGTGGCTTGTTGGCTACGGTGAATGGTGCGGCTTTGCGTCAGCCACGCTCATCGGCGTGATGCGAAGCGCCCGGTCTGCGGCGGCACAGATTAAAGAATATCTGTCTTCACTTGAGGAGAAAACGGCATGA
- a CDS encoding RNA 2'-phosphotransferase, translating to MKADKHLPTDLVAVSRLLSKILRHEPEMVGIRLDSQGWVSVDELMRAIERAARTAGASKRLRTMPAVTRDVILAVVATSDKQRFSQSADGERIRAAQGHSIEVNLGYAAIEPPAILYHGTAWSNWASITVEGLTPRTRHAVHLSTDIDTATRVGARHGSPLVLVVDASQMYVDGHTFSRSDNGVWLTAVVPPIYLSQLKHDERGQK from the coding sequence ATGAAAGCCGATAAGCATCTCCCCACTGACTTGGTCGCGGTTAGCAGACTTCTTTCGAAGATTTTGCGACATGAACCCGAGATGGTTGGCATCCGGCTCGACAGTCAGGGCTGGGTATCTGTCGACGAACTGATGCGGGCAATCGAACGCGCTGCGCGTACTGCGGGTGCGTCAAAGCGGTTGAGAACGATGCCAGCAGTTACGAGAGACGTCATTCTGGCGGTCGTCGCGACGAGCGACAAACAGCGCTTCTCACAATCTGCAGACGGCGAGCGAATACGCGCGGCGCAAGGTCACTCGATAGAGGTGAACCTAGGCTATGCCGCGATAGAGCCCCCGGCCATTCTGTATCACGGCACCGCGTGGAGCAACTGGGCGAGTATCACCGTTGAAGGATTGACACCTCGAACCAGGCACGCCGTCCATCTGAGCACGGACATCGACACAGCAACACGAGTAGGTGCTCGCCACGGGTCACCATTGGTTCTCGTCGTGGACGCTTCGCAGATGTACGTCGATGGGCACACTTTCTCTCGCTCGGACAACGGCGTTTGGCTTACCGCGGTAGTCCCGCCTATATATCTGTCTCAATTAAAACACGATGAGCGCGGGCAGAAGTGA
- a CDS encoding helix-turn-helix domain-containing protein, producing MAENISERRDELRTRISTNIKIFRGKLGMSQEVLADRAGLHRTHISQLERGTLNLGLDTLIVIAAALGVEEVDLLAVPTERPEPLRTGPRRQVSTEVSQAQKTPGDGHEKA from the coding sequence ATGGCAGAGAACATCAGCGAGCGTCGCGACGAACTTCGTACGCGAATCTCAACCAACATAAAAATCTTTCGTGGCAAGCTTGGCATGTCCCAGGAAGTTCTGGCTGACCGTGCTGGCCTCCATCGGACGCACATAAGTCAGTTAGAACGTGGGACTTTGAATTTGGGATTGGATACGCTCATCGTTATAGCGGCCGCCCTCGGAGTCGAGGAGGTCGACCTCCTTGCAGTGCCGACCGAAAGGCCCGAACCGCTGCGTACAGGTCCAAGAAGGCAGGTTTCAACGGAAGTCAGCCAAGCTCAAAAGACACCGGGCGACGGGCATGAGAAAGCTTGA